A single window of Leptolyngbya ohadii IS1 DNA harbors:
- a CDS encoding M10 family metallopeptidase C-terminal domain-containing protein has product MQNAVNLNFLQGTLSPDDLLYPSFDDLYYYDDVALTDLSTRQSITISLEAQQFTPYLELRQANDLRQVLSAQEGQGAAQLTFTPKPGVDYVLRITSATANGLGDYRLTTSAGGLNPVPLYQAEALAQQGQYRWQPDRPSGKPTTLTYGFMEELPSYRKPNRKGQWDGGSVGDFKPMTEAQRKAVKLALQAWEDVSGITFKEARDRTSAQIRFGTARDLKDKDTLGWAYSPDRGDPPRRRDGEVWLNHQESSNRRPKPGSYGFSTILHEIGHAIGLSHPFDDGATLPLTQQTIQYTVMAYDNHPFLPKRYQPSAPMLYDIAAIQQLYGRNRRTGSGNTTYRWKPGETFIETIYDVGGNDTVNARNQKRDTFIDLQPGRFSSIGAFGSNPIWDNVTIAFGITIENAIGGAGNDFIAGNSANNQLIGSAGSDVLIGLGGNDKLTGGAGADYFVFQTEQDGVDTITDYGLGSDTIDVARLLAQVDYKGTDPFAEGFLSASVQRGNTVISFDRDGFGGTAPATPLVILENFTNLQGLNLTTQYVMPQVMP; this is encoded by the coding sequence ATGCAAAATGCTGTCAATCTTAATTTTCTTCAGGGTACCTTGTCGCCGGATGATTTACTTTACCCGTCGTTTGATGATTTGTACTACTACGACGATGTTGCCCTGACTGATCTAAGTACCAGACAGTCCATTACGATCTCGCTGGAGGCACAGCAGTTTACGCCCTACCTGGAACTGCGCCAAGCCAACGACCTCAGGCAGGTTCTCAGCGCTCAGGAGGGACAGGGAGCAGCCCAACTCACGTTTACGCCAAAGCCAGGAGTAGACTACGTTCTCCGCATCACCAGTGCCACAGCGAATGGGCTGGGAGACTATCGCTTAACGACGAGTGCAGGGGGACTCAATCCGGTTCCGCTCTATCAGGCAGAAGCCCTGGCTCAACAGGGTCAGTACCGCTGGCAGCCCGATCGCCCTTCTGGAAAGCCGACTACCCTCACCTACGGCTTCATGGAAGAACTGCCTTCCTACCGCAAGCCGAATCGGAAAGGGCAGTGGGATGGGGGTTCGGTCGGGGATTTCAAACCTATGACTGAGGCACAAAGGAAAGCGGTTAAACTGGCACTTCAAGCCTGGGAGGACGTTTCCGGCATTACGTTCAAGGAAGCCCGCGATCGCACCTCGGCTCAGATTCGTTTTGGGACTGCCAGAGATTTAAAGGACAAGGATACGCTGGGCTGGGCATATTCACCCGATCGGGGAGATCCACCCCGGCGTCGCGATGGTGAGGTGTGGTTGAACCATCAGGAATCCTCAAATCGACGTCCCAAACCCGGCTCCTACGGATTTAGCACCATCCTGCATGAGATTGGTCATGCGATCGGACTCAGCCATCCCTTCGATGACGGAGCAACGCTGCCGCTCACTCAACAGACGATTCAATACACGGTGATGGCGTATGATAATCATCCTTTTCTGCCGAAGCGGTATCAACCCTCTGCGCCAATGCTTTACGATATTGCGGCAATTCAGCAGCTTTATGGCAGAAATCGCAGGACGGGCAGCGGAAACACCACTTACCGATGGAAGCCGGGTGAAACATTTATTGAAACAATTTATGACGTGGGCGGAAACGATACAGTCAATGCCCGAAACCAGAAGCGGGATACCTTCATCGACCTCCAGCCCGGACGGTTTAGCTCGATCGGTGCATTTGGTTCTAACCCCATCTGGGATAATGTCACGATCGCCTTTGGCATCACGATCGAAAATGCGATCGGAGGAGCTGGCAATGACTTTATTGCTGGCAATTCAGCTAATAATCAGTTAATTGGATCTGCGGGCAGTGATGTGCTAATTGGGCTGGGAGGCAACGATAAGCTGACGGGTGGTGCTGGAGCGGATTATTTTGTTTTTCAAACTGAGCAGGATGGAGTGGACACCATTACGGATTATGGTTTAGGCAGCGATACGATCGATGTAGCTCGCCTGCTGGCGCAAGTGGACTATAAAGGAACTGATCCCTTTGCAGAAGGGTTTCTATCTGCATCAGTTCAGCGAGGCAATACCGTAATCTCGTTTGACCGGGATGGATTTGGCGGAACTGCACCCGCTACTCCTTTGGTCATCCTGGAGAATTTTACCAACCTTCAGGGATTAAACTTGACCACACAATATGTCATGCCCCAAGTCATGCCCTAA